Proteins co-encoded in one Opitutus terrae PB90-1 genomic window:
- a CDS encoding CBS domain-containing protein, whose translation MNTPISALLDRKGSVVFSVPSNVTVCDAVNEMNRHRIGSIVVLENSSPIGIFTERDVLRRVVGEGVDPKRTPVNQVMTARPITITPETTIEQTMTLFAEKNCRHLPVLVNGKLVGLISIGDISRWMADTTRAEAEHLKNYIAGGYGA comes from the coding sequence ATGAATACCCCCATCTCGGCTTTGCTGGATCGCAAAGGATCGGTCGTCTTTTCCGTGCCCTCGAACGTCACCGTATGCGACGCGGTGAACGAGATGAACCGTCATCGGATCGGCTCGATCGTCGTCCTCGAGAACAGCAGCCCCATCGGGATCTTCACGGAGCGTGACGTGTTGCGCCGCGTCGTCGGCGAAGGCGTCGACCCCAAGCGCACGCCGGTCAACCAGGTGATGACCGCACGACCGATCACCATCACGCCCGAGACCACCATCGAGCAAACGATGACGCTCTTCGCCGAGAAAAACTGCCGGCACCTGCCCGTGCTGGTCAACGGCAAGCTCGTCGGGCTGATCTCCATTGGCGATATCTCGCGCTGGATGGCCGACACGACCCGCGCCGAAGCCGAGCATCTGAAAAACTACATCGCCGGCGGCTACGGCGCGTAG
- a CDS encoding dienelactone hydrolase family protein — MKPHRPLLLLPLLSAVASAAIVTQPVAYEHQGVKLEGVLVSDDARTTVGKTPAVLIVPEWWGVNDYVKRRAQQIAELGYVAFVADMYGAGVSTTDPKRASELASPFYGKPLMAERARAGLDQLLSQPAVDRSRVVAIGYCFGGSTVQALAYSGAPLTGIVSFHGGLIPASPEAAAKNQAKFLICHGAIDPFVKKEELDAFLKSLEDGRIDYQFISYAHAVHAFTNPDADQAATAGLKGVGYNAAADRRSWTHMKAFFDELFSPPHAAHSAATK; from the coding sequence ATGAAACCACACCGCCCTCTCCTTCTCCTGCCGCTCCTCTCCGCGGTGGCGTCAGCCGCGATCGTCACCCAACCCGTCGCCTATGAACACCAAGGCGTAAAACTCGAAGGCGTGCTCGTGTCCGACGACGCACGTACCACCGTTGGCAAAACCCCCGCCGTGCTGATCGTCCCGGAATGGTGGGGCGTGAACGACTATGTGAAGCGCCGCGCGCAGCAGATCGCGGAGCTCGGCTACGTGGCGTTCGTCGCCGACATGTACGGCGCCGGAGTTTCCACCACCGACCCGAAGCGCGCTTCGGAGCTCGCCTCGCCATTCTACGGCAAGCCGCTGATGGCCGAGCGCGCGCGGGCCGGGCTCGATCAGCTGCTCAGCCAACCGGCGGTCGACCGCAGTCGCGTGGTCGCGATTGGCTATTGTTTCGGCGGCAGCACGGTGCAGGCGCTCGCCTACTCCGGAGCGCCGCTCACCGGCATCGTGAGCTTCCATGGCGGCTTGATCCCCGCCTCGCCCGAAGCCGCCGCGAAAAATCAGGCGAAGTTCCTGATCTGCCACGGCGCGATCGATCCCTTCGTCAAGAAGGAGGAACTCGACGCCTTCCTGAAAAGCCTCGAGGACGGGCGCATCGATTATCAGTTCATCAGCTATGCGCACGCGGTGCACGCGTTCACCAATCCTGACGCGGACCAGGCCGCCACCGCCGGGCTGAAGGGCGTCGGCTACAATGCCGCGGCCGATCGCCGTTCGTGGACGCACATGAAGGCGTTCTTCGACGAACTCTTCTCCCCACCGCACGCGGCACATTCTGCCGCAACCAAGTGA
- a CDS encoding sodium:calcium symporter, whose amino-acid sequence MSPLMELIEALDLTSVWTYLALFLAASLLMIWRLEALLSHGLEGTALGTLVMPYCSGLGNLIFVAIIAARGGPAQEVLTNSLVNNVTNLTLVLALPTLAWGLSLRGGATRKKTTDTTEQLNRLSLLLSLGAVLFFTGVTWALGEDGRISRSDGLVLIGVFLFWQCFQVFDVLRQNVRQRRSFGAAFYVDLGLVLIGAYALYVSIEWLVAWLSARPAGWVSAQHLGWLSGWLMVLPNALIAFYYAARRRADIAFASQIGDGHICIPLCVGLIALVQPFAVPRFFATGLVILAAAAIVHGICLMVSGGLPRWLGWPLLAGYAVFVAQGLGAA is encoded by the coding sequence GTGAGTCCGCTGATGGAGCTGATCGAGGCGCTGGACCTCACGAGTGTCTGGACTTATCTCGCGCTGTTCCTGGCCGCGTCGCTGTTGATGATCTGGCGGCTTGAGGCGCTGCTTAGTCACGGGCTCGAGGGCACCGCGCTCGGGACGCTGGTGATGCCGTATTGCTCGGGGCTGGGGAACTTGATCTTCGTGGCGATCATCGCCGCGCGCGGCGGTCCCGCGCAAGAGGTGCTGACCAACAGTCTCGTGAACAACGTGACGAACCTCACGCTGGTGCTCGCGCTGCCGACACTCGCGTGGGGCTTGAGCCTGCGCGGTGGAGCGACGCGCAAAAAAACGACGGACACGACTGAGCAGCTCAACCGGCTTTCGCTGTTGCTCTCGCTCGGCGCGGTGCTGTTTTTCACCGGCGTCACGTGGGCGCTGGGTGAGGACGGCCGGATTTCGCGCAGCGACGGACTGGTGCTGATCGGCGTGTTCCTGTTCTGGCAATGTTTCCAGGTGTTCGACGTGCTGCGGCAAAACGTCCGGCAGCGACGGTCGTTCGGCGCGGCCTTTTACGTGGACCTGGGCCTCGTGCTGATCGGCGCGTATGCGCTTTACGTCAGCATCGAATGGCTGGTGGCGTGGCTCTCGGCCCGACCCGCCGGCTGGGTGAGTGCGCAACACCTCGGTTGGCTGAGCGGCTGGCTGATGGTGCTGCCGAACGCGCTCATCGCCTTCTACTACGCGGCCCGGCGGCGGGCCGACATCGCGTTCGCGTCGCAGATTGGCGACGGGCACATCTGCATTCCGCTCTGCGTCGGATTGATCGCGCTTGTGCAGCCGTTCGCGGTGCCGAGGTTTTTCGCCACGGGGTTGGTGATTCTCGCGGCCGCCGCCATCGTGCATGGGATCTGCCTGATGGTTTCCGGCGGACTCCCGCGCTGGCTCGGTTGGCCGCTGCTGGCTGGTTATGCGGTGTTCGTGGCGCAGGGGCTGGGGGCGGCCTGA
- a CDS encoding ABC transporter ATP-binding protein, with product MTPVLDIRRLRVERGDTVILREINWRVAPGENWVILGANGSGKTSLLKSLTGFLAPTAGEFSVLGRSYGATDWRTLRLHIGVVTSAFAAAIPPAEVALETVISGKFAQLDLWARVTAAERTAARRWLRVVGAERVAEREWLYLSQGERQRVLIARALMAKPRLLIFDEPCAGLDPVARQSFLELVDRLARRQTAPRVRNGRLHGRHARATPALVLVTHHVEEITPAFTHALLLRRGEVVAAGPRDAVLTSRNLSTAFGAPLRLATRGGRMALSFR from the coding sequence ATGACGCCCGTGCTGGACATCCGCCGGCTGCGGGTGGAACGCGGCGACACGGTGATCCTGCGGGAGATCAACTGGCGCGTGGCGCCGGGCGAAAATTGGGTGATTCTCGGCGCGAACGGTTCGGGCAAGACCTCGTTGCTGAAATCGCTCACGGGTTTTCTCGCGCCGACCGCGGGCGAGTTTTCCGTGCTGGGCCGGAGCTACGGGGCGACCGACTGGCGGACGCTGCGACTGCACATCGGCGTGGTCACGAGCGCGTTCGCCGCGGCGATTCCGCCGGCGGAGGTCGCGCTCGAGACCGTGATCAGCGGGAAGTTCGCGCAGTTGGATTTGTGGGCGCGGGTGACGGCGGCGGAGCGCACCGCGGCGCGACGCTGGTTGCGGGTGGTCGGCGCCGAGCGTGTGGCCGAGCGCGAGTGGCTGTATCTTTCGCAGGGCGAGCGACAGCGCGTGCTGATCGCACGGGCGCTGATGGCGAAACCGCGGCTGCTGATTTTCGACGAGCCGTGCGCGGGGCTGGATCCGGTCGCGCGCCAGAGTTTTCTCGAGCTGGTCGATCGATTGGCCCGGCGACAAACGGCGCCGCGCGTGCGGAACGGGCGTCTTCACGGGCGGCACGCCCGGGCCACGCCCGCGCTGGTCTTGGTCACGCACCATGTCGAGGAAATCACGCCGGCATTCACGCATGCGCTCTTGCTGCGGCGCGGCGAGGTCGTGGCGGCGGGCCCGCGCGACGCCGTGCTAACGTCGCGTAATCTGTCCACCGCGTTCGGCGCGCCGCTGCGGCTGGCCACGCGCGGCGGGCGGATGGCGCTTTCTTTCCGGTGA